A genomic region of Marinobacter qingdaonensis contains the following coding sequences:
- the waaA gene encoding lipid IV(A) 3-deoxy-D-manno-octulosonic acid transferase, with product MLQFIYSQLIRLILPFILLRLWWHGRRAPELRRNWYQRLGIVPKTEGAVVWVHAVSVGETIAAGPMVRRLLAREPGITILMTAMTDTGLAQARKMFGDQVHYAYAPYDTPGSIRRFLKRARPRILVIMETEIWPNMIRQCRASEVPVFLINARLSERSAQGYERIRSLAVPIMRSISWVAAQAEKDAERFCRIGVADAKVAVTGSVKFDVDIPDAVRQASVAFRESLGGRFVWIAGSTHEGEDVQLLDAHRQILARYPQALLIIVPRHPERFESVADKVLKAGLTLARRSAGEAADAANVYLGDTMGELMMLYGASDVAFVGGSLIERGGHNPLEPAVWGIPVFSGPHVFNFETIYQRLVDDSGVKLVGNADELAADVSRLIGDDGERRAIGDRALAVVNKNRGALERVVDGIIDRL from the coding sequence GTGCTGCAATTTATCTATTCCCAGTTAATCCGACTGATCCTGCCCTTTATTTTGTTGCGCTTGTGGTGGCACGGACGGCGGGCGCCGGAGTTGCGCCGGAACTGGTACCAGCGGCTGGGTATTGTGCCCAAGACCGAAGGTGCCGTGGTCTGGGTGCACGCGGTCTCGGTCGGCGAGACCATCGCGGCCGGCCCGATGGTGCGACGGCTGCTGGCGCGGGAGCCGGGCATCACCATCCTGATGACGGCAATGACCGACACCGGCCTGGCCCAGGCCCGGAAAATGTTCGGTGATCAGGTGCACTACGCCTACGCCCCCTACGACACGCCGGGCTCGATCCGACGGTTCCTGAAGCGCGCCCGGCCTCGCATTCTGGTGATCATGGAAACCGAAATCTGGCCCAATATGATACGCCAGTGCCGGGCCTCGGAGGTGCCGGTGTTCCTCATCAACGCTCGCCTGTCGGAACGCTCGGCCCAGGGCTATGAACGTATCCGGAGCCTGGCGGTACCGATCATGCGCAGCATCAGCTGGGTCGCGGCCCAGGCCGAGAAAGACGCGGAGCGGTTCTGTCGCATCGGGGTGGCCGACGCCAAGGTGGCGGTCACCGGCAGTGTGAAGTTTGATGTGGACATCCCCGACGCCGTTCGCCAGGCGTCGGTTGCGTTCCGGGAGTCCCTGGGCGGCCGCTTCGTCTGGATTGCCGGCAGCACCCACGAAGGGGAGGACGTGCAGTTGCTGGACGCCCATCGCCAGATCCTTGCCCGATACCCGCAGGCGTTGCTGATCATTGTGCCGCGTCACCCCGAGCGTTTCGAGTCCGTCGCCGACAAGGTGCTCAAGGCCGGTCTGACCTTGGCCCGGCGCTCGGCCGGGGAGGCTGCAGACGCTGCGAACGTGTACCTGGGCGACACCATGGGCGAGCTGATGATGCTGTACGGCGCCAGCGATGTGGCGTTCGTCGGAGGGTCGCTGATCGAGCGGGGCGGCCACAACCCCCTGGAGCCTGCGGTGTGGGGCATTCCGGTATTCTCCGGCCCGCACGTGTTCAATTTCGAGACCATCTACCAGCGCCTGGTGGACGACTCCGGCGTCAAGCTGGTGGGCAATGCCGATGAGCTGGCGGCGGATGTCAGTCGGCTGATCGGGGACGATGGGGAGCGGCGTGCGATTGGCGATCGGGCACTGGCGGTGGTCAACAAGAATCGCGGCGCGCTGGAGCGGGTGGTCGACGGCATCATCGACCGGTTGTGA
- the lpxL gene encoding LpxL/LpxP family Kdo(2)-lipid IV(A) lauroyl/palmitoleoyl acyltransferase, protein MNKKYRKLPRNTDYSAYRHPRWWPTWLGIGLMWLVAQLPIRCQWWLGKLVGLLAWRLARSRRHITEVNIRLCFPELPAAQQAALVRKSFIANGIGLLELGLAWFRDPAKLTDITQVHGLEHFEQALAQGKGVLLLGGHYSTLDLGGSLVTEYIHADVMQRDHNNPLMNAVMTRARERRYGTVLGAKDLRGLFRSLKKNHAVWYATDQDYGRKDIVFAPFFNIPAGTITATSRIAERSGCAVVPFSHVRRDDGPGYEIFFHPALENFPSGDDLQDATLINSTIEREIRRAPDQYLWMHRRFKTRPDPEAPGFYGRS, encoded by the coding sequence GTGAACAAGAAATACCGAAAACTTCCCCGAAACACCGACTACTCCGCCTACCGGCACCCGCGCTGGTGGCCCACCTGGCTGGGCATTGGCCTGATGTGGCTGGTGGCCCAATTGCCCATCCGTTGCCAGTGGTGGCTGGGCAAGCTGGTGGGCCTGCTGGCCTGGCGCCTGGCCCGCAGCCGCCGGCACATCACCGAGGTCAACATCCGGCTGTGCTTTCCGGAACTGCCGGCCGCGCAGCAGGCGGCACTGGTCCGCAAGTCCTTCATTGCCAACGGCATTGGCCTGTTGGAGCTGGGACTGGCCTGGTTCCGGGACCCGGCGAAACTGACCGATATCACCCAGGTGCACGGCCTTGAGCACTTTGAACAGGCTCTGGCCCAAGGCAAGGGGGTGTTGCTGCTGGGCGGCCATTACAGCACCCTGGACCTGGGCGGCAGCCTAGTGACCGAATACATTCACGCCGATGTCATGCAGCGGGATCACAATAACCCCCTGATGAACGCCGTGATGACCCGCGCCCGGGAGCGTCGCTACGGCACGGTCCTGGGTGCCAAGGACCTCCGGGGCCTGTTCCGCAGCCTGAAGAAGAACCACGCGGTCTGGTACGCCACCGACCAGGACTATGGCCGCAAGGACATCGTCTTTGCGCCCTTCTTCAACATCCCGGCCGGCACCATTACCGCCACCTCGCGCATCGCCGAACGCAGCGGCTGTGCCGTGGTGCCGTTCAGCCACGTGCGCCGGGACGACGGCCCCGGTTACGAGATTTTTTTCCACCCGGCGCTGGAGAATTTCCCCAGCGGCGACGACTTGCAGGACGCGACTCTGATCAACAGCACCATCGAACGCGAAATCCGCCGGGCCCCGGACCAGTATCTGTGGATGCACCGGCGGTTCAAGACCCGCCCCGACCCGGAGGCCCCGGGCTTTTATGGCCGCAGCTGA
- a CDS encoding mitochondrial fission ELM1 family protein, producing the protein MAAAEHNTSAPVVWLLTDGKPGHRNQLKGLGNRLRVLAGASLHWLDATQLSVPIWRALLALPPRIEPGLPSPDLIVAAGSGTHRLLLALRKHKGARTVVLMKPGFPMGWLDGAIVPAHDGVAESNRVLVTEGVLNTVTPLARLTDKPEALVLIGGPSPHFEWDDDVVLGQVHHLIGQYPAWRWTLSGSRRTPKPLLARLQELAGPKISVQDPSDTHELWLAHQLAASRAVWVSPDSMSMVCEAATSGVPTGILQLTPVAGSRVAAGVDRLTQAGRVASWSDHSAVMAGKGLQPTALWEADRAARWVLERGLLRGHAATGSMRKGAKR; encoded by the coding sequence ATGGCCGCAGCTGAACACAACACGTCAGCCCCGGTGGTGTGGCTGCTGACCGATGGCAAGCCCGGCCACCGCAACCAGCTGAAGGGCCTGGGCAATCGCCTGCGGGTGTTGGCCGGGGCGAGTCTGCACTGGCTGGACGCCACACAGCTGTCGGTGCCCATCTGGCGGGCGCTGCTGGCCCTGCCACCGCGTATCGAGCCCGGGCTGCCTTCGCCGGATCTCATTGTGGCGGCGGGCTCGGGCACCCACCGGCTGCTCCTGGCCCTGCGCAAACACAAGGGCGCCCGCACTGTGGTACTGATGAAACCTGGCTTCCCGATGGGCTGGCTGGACGGCGCCATCGTGCCCGCCCACGACGGCGTGGCGGAGTCGAATCGAGTACTGGTGACCGAAGGCGTGCTCAACACCGTTACTCCCCTCGCCCGACTCACCGACAAACCCGAGGCGCTGGTCCTGATCGGTGGTCCCTCGCCCCATTTCGAGTGGGACGATGACGTGGTGTTGGGTCAGGTGCACCATCTGATCGGCCAATACCCCGCATGGCGCTGGACCCTCAGCGGCTCGCGCCGAACCCCCAAGCCACTGCTGGCTCGACTGCAGGAACTGGCGGGACCGAAAATCTCGGTCCAGGACCCAAGCGACACCCACGAACTCTGGCTGGCCCACCAATTGGCCGCATCCCGGGCGGTCTGGGTCAGTCCCGACAGCATGTCCATGGTGTGCGAAGCCGCCACCTCCGGGGTCCCAACCGGCATTCTGCAGCTGACGCCGGTGGCCGGCAGCCGGGTTGCCGCGGGTGTCGACCGGCTCACCCAGGCTGGCCGGGTGGCCAGTTGGAGTGACCACTCGGCGGTGATGGCGGGCAAGGGGCTGCAGCCCACCGCCCTGTGGGAAGCCGATCGGGCTGCGCGCTGGGTATTGGAACGGGGGCTGCTCCGAGGCCACGCGGCCACGGGCAGCATGCGCAAAGGGGCCAAGCGGTGA
- a CDS encoding glycosyltransferase family 4 protein codes for MRILQALPALYSGGVERGTVEFASDLVKRGHESFVVSKGGPMAEQLRGQGSTHIFMPIHRKSPASFGQIRPMRRLIQELHPDIIHVRSRMPAWIIFLALKGLPAERRPAVVSTFHGMYSVNPYSAIMTRADHLIAVSDCVRDYVLANYPVPEDKLTVIQRGVDLSAFRQRELSQQWLQRWFRQYPQLAGKKIIMMPGRISRWKGQLDFLAMMAELVQKRPDCHGIIVGGAEPGKEHFLEELEKERARLGLTDRVSLLGQRNDMTTLYLLADVVCHMSTKPEPFGRTVTEALASGTPVAAYNRGGAAETLQACFPTGLTPPDDTQAFTRVVLDLLDGGKQPIEIPERFRLESQTAATLRVYDTVLAGKPGAP; via the coding sequence GTGAGAATTCTGCAAGCACTGCCCGCGCTCTACAGCGGCGGCGTCGAACGGGGCACGGTGGAATTCGCCTCCGACCTGGTCAAACGCGGGCACGAGTCCTTCGTGGTGTCCAAGGGCGGCCCCATGGCCGAGCAGCTCCGAGGCCAGGGTTCGACCCACATTTTCATGCCCATCCACCGAAAATCACCGGCCTCCTTCGGGCAGATCCGGCCCATGCGCAGACTCATTCAGGAGCTGCACCCCGACATCATCCATGTCCGCTCCCGCATGCCGGCCTGGATCATCTTCCTGGCCCTGAAGGGCCTGCCGGCGGAGCGTCGCCCGGCGGTGGTGTCGACCTTTCACGGCATGTATTCGGTCAATCCCTACAGCGCCATCATGACCCGGGCCGATCACCTGATTGCGGTCTCCGATTGCGTCCGGGATTACGTCCTGGCCAATTACCCGGTGCCGGAAGACAAATTGACCGTCATTCAGCGTGGCGTGGACCTGAGTGCCTTCCGCCAGCGTGAACTCAGCCAACAATGGCTGCAGCGCTGGTTCCGCCAATACCCCCAGCTCGCCGGCAAAAAGATCATCATGATGCCCGGCCGGATCTCCCGCTGGAAAGGCCAACTCGACTTCCTGGCGATGATGGCCGAACTGGTGCAAAAGCGCCCCGACTGCCATGGCATCATCGTCGGCGGCGCCGAACCCGGCAAGGAGCACTTCCTGGAGGAACTGGAAAAGGAGCGCGCCCGACTGGGATTGACCGACCGGGTCAGCCTGCTCGGCCAGCGCAATGACATGACCACCCTGTACCTGCTGGCCGATGTGGTGTGCCACATGAGCACCAAACCCGAGCCTTTTGGTCGCACGGTGACCGAAGCCCTGGCCTCTGGCACTCCGGTGGCTGCCTACAACCGCGGCGGGGCGGCCGAAACCCTGCAAGCCTGTTTCCCCACGGGCCTGACCCCGCCAGACGACACCCAAGCCTTCACCCGCGTGGTGTTGGATCTGCTGGACGGCGGCAAACAGCCGATCGAAATACCGGAGCGTTTCCGGTTGGAGTCCCAGACCGCCGCCACGCTGCGGGTGTACGACACGGTGCTTGCCGGCAAACCGGGCGCGCCATGA
- a CDS encoding glycosyltransferase, which yields MTTCPGLTLALLVATPGTTWGGMEKHTLDLALGMAQRGHRVHVLAHKDYRDRFPAEIHFHAVPMQLGRRHPWLALSLRRSLRRIGPDLLHAHGNKAAQLAGRLPRGLVPHIVGTIHGIKSSHAAFQPLDQVIVVSPGIFEQLEHPKKHLIFNGIPGGAATANQEARPRPAGTEDHPPHCLAVGRLESVKGFDLLIEAWAGLSRPATLTICGEGSERGALQRQIQTLGLAGRVRLAGFQTDLSEAYQRADLTIISSRREGFSYVLIEALMVGCPVIATPVAGPVEFLPDQALSEAISARGLREPLARWLGDLAGLREAERPAVERVRKECTLEAMLAKTEQVYREAQG from the coding sequence ATGACCACTTGCCCCGGCCTGACCCTGGCGCTGCTGGTGGCCACTCCCGGCACCACCTGGGGCGGCATGGAAAAACACACCCTGGATCTGGCCCTGGGCATGGCCCAGCGCGGCCACCGGGTCCATGTACTGGCGCACAAGGACTATCGCGACCGCTTCCCCGCGGAGATTCACTTCCATGCCGTGCCCATGCAACTGGGGCGCCGACACCCCTGGCTCGCCTTGAGTCTCCGGCGCAGCCTGCGCCGGATCGGTCCAGACCTGCTCCACGCCCATGGCAACAAGGCCGCGCAACTGGCCGGCCGGCTGCCCAGGGGCCTGGTGCCGCACATCGTAGGCACCATCCACGGCATCAAATCCAGCCACGCTGCGTTCCAGCCCCTCGACCAGGTAATTGTGGTCAGCCCGGGGATTTTCGAGCAGCTTGAACACCCCAAAAAGCACCTGATTTTCAATGGCATCCCGGGCGGCGCTGCGACCGCAAACCAGGAGGCGCGACCGCGACCGGCCGGGACCGAGGACCACCCGCCCCACTGTCTGGCGGTCGGTCGGCTTGAATCGGTCAAGGGCTTTGACCTGCTGATCGAGGCCTGGGCGGGCCTGAGCCGGCCGGCCACGCTGACCATTTGCGGCGAAGGCTCGGAGCGGGGCGCACTGCAGAGACAAATCCAGACTCTGGGTCTGGCCGGGCGTGTCCGTCTGGCCGGTTTTCAAACGGACCTGTCGGAGGCCTATCAACGGGCGGATCTGACCATCATCAGTTCCCGGCGGGAGGGCTTTTCCTACGTTCTGATCGAGGCGTTGATGGTCGGTTGCCCCGTCATCGCCACGCCCGTGGCCGGCCCCGTCGAGTTTCTACCGGATCAAGCATTGAGCGAGGCCATCAGTGCCCGCGGACTCAGGGAGCCGTTGGCGCGCTGGCTGGGTGATCTGGCCGGGTTGCGGGAAGCGGAACGGCCAGCGGTCGAGCGGGTGCGGAAAGAATGCACCCTGGAAGCCATGCTGGCGAAGACCGAACAGGTTTACCGGGAGGCGCAAGGATGA
- a CDS encoding YrbL family protein, translating to MIDLSGQTPFASGSNRHCFHHPDRPGRCLKLVRPENIEARYRRQKPVKKLLGKARLNDNRQEIQAHRQPAVVQLLRRGQDQLLWAHLPQFFGPVETAQGLANESELLTDSHGAPAETLEQYLQRRGFDSNARQLVEDLAGWLTQTGILTRNLLPHNLVIASRADQGDARLFLVDGLGAPLLPRLLSTTPAWRLHYIRKRIRRLYTRIDWELGDRRQSWEQAQKAGR from the coding sequence ATGATCGATCTATCTGGCCAGACCCCGTTTGCCTCCGGCTCCAACCGGCACTGCTTCCACCACCCCGACCGTCCCGGCCGCTGCCTGAAACTGGTGCGCCCGGAAAACATCGAAGCCCGCTACCGGCGGCAGAAACCGGTGAAAAAACTGCTGGGCAAGGCCCGGCTGAACGACAACCGTCAGGAAATCCAGGCTCATCGGCAGCCGGCCGTGGTCCAACTGCTCAGGCGTGGCCAGGACCAGCTGCTGTGGGCCCACCTGCCCCAGTTTTTCGGCCCGGTGGAGACCGCTCAGGGCTTGGCCAACGAAAGCGAATTGCTGACCGATAGTCACGGAGCGCCGGCCGAAACCCTGGAACAGTACCTGCAGCGCCGCGGGTTTGATTCGAACGCGCGCCAACTGGTGGAGGATCTGGCCGGCTGGCTGACCCAAACGGGCATCCTGACCCGCAACCTGCTGCCCCACAACCTGGTCATCGCCAGCCGGGCGGATCAGGGCGACGCCCGGCTCTTCCTGGTGGACGGTCTCGGAGCCCCGCTGCTGCCGCGCCTGCTCTCCACAACCCCGGCCTGGCGACTACACTACATCCGTAAGCGCATCCGCCGGCTCTACACCCGAATTGACTGGGAACTGGGCGACCGCCGCCAGAGCTGGGAACAGGCGCAAAAAGCCGGGCGTTAG
- a CDS encoding mannose-1-phosphate guanylyltransferase/mannose-6-phosphate isomerase: MIHPVIMAGGTGSRLWPLSRQLNPKQFLKLTDSPLSMLQSTVARLEGLDAEQPLLICNEEHRFLAAEQMRQSGQEDVQIILEPSGRNTAPAIALAAIQLCEHANGSNPLMLVLAADHLIQDTMAFQAGVTKAIPLAEQGKLVTFGIVPSHPETGYGYIHRGSELADDCYAVDSFVEKPDLATANKYLASGEYLWNSGMFLFSARDYLRELETHRPDILSACRAAIADASEDLHFTRVNAELFAQCPSESVDYAVMEKTDKAAVVALDAGWSDIGSWSALWDVSTKDDAGNSLTGDVITRDTANTLVRADSRLVATVGVDNLVIIETKDALLVAHKDRVQDVKAVVEQIRDDGRHEHMNHREVYRPWGVYDSIDNGSRYQVKRITVKPGAKLSVQMHHHRAEHWIVVSGTARVTNGEKTYLVTENQSTYIPVGQIHALENPGVIDLELIEVQSGSYLGEDDIVRYEDRYGRK, translated from the coding sequence ATGATTCATCCTGTCATCATGGCTGGCGGAACCGGATCCCGGCTCTGGCCGTTATCGCGGCAACTGAATCCCAAGCAGTTCCTCAAGCTGACGGACAGCCCCCTGTCCATGCTGCAATCCACGGTGGCCCGCCTGGAGGGACTGGATGCGGAACAGCCGCTGCTGATCTGCAACGAGGAACACCGGTTTCTCGCCGCGGAACAGATGCGCCAGTCCGGCCAGGAAGACGTGCAGATCATCCTTGAGCCCAGCGGACGCAACACCGCGCCCGCGATCGCCCTGGCTGCGATCCAGCTGTGTGAACACGCCAACGGCAGCAACCCATTGATGCTGGTCCTGGCCGCCGACCATCTGATTCAGGACACCATGGCCTTCCAGGCGGGCGTCACCAAGGCCATTCCGCTGGCCGAGCAGGGCAAACTGGTGACATTCGGCATCGTACCCAGCCATCCGGAAACGGGGTATGGCTATATCCACCGCGGCAGCGAGCTGGCAGACGACTGCTACGCCGTGGACAGCTTCGTAGAGAAGCCCGACCTGGCCACCGCAAACAAGTACCTGGCCTCGGGCGAATACCTCTGGAACAGCGGCATGTTCCTGTTCTCCGCGCGGGACTACCTGAGGGAACTGGAAACCCACCGCCCGGATATTCTGAGCGCCTGCCGCGCCGCCATCGCCGATGCCAGCGAGGACCTGCACTTCACCCGGGTCAACGCCGAGCTGTTCGCCCAGTGCCCTTCCGAATCCGTGGACTACGCGGTGATGGAGAAAACCGACAAAGCTGCGGTGGTGGCCCTGGACGCCGGCTGGAGCGATATCGGTTCCTGGTCGGCACTCTGGGATGTCAGCACCAAGGACGACGCGGGCAACAGCCTGACCGGCGACGTCATCACCCGGGACACCGCCAACACCCTGGTGCGCGCCGACAGCCGCCTGGTGGCGACGGTCGGTGTCGACAATCTGGTGATCATCGAAACCAAGGACGCCCTGCTGGTCGCGCACAAGGACCGGGTGCAGGACGTCAAAGCCGTGGTGGAGCAAATTCGCGACGACGGCCGCCACGAACACATGAACCATCGGGAGGTTTACCGGCCCTGGGGCGTTTATGACTCCATCGACAACGGCAGCCGCTACCAGGTCAAACGCATCACCGTGAAGCCAGGCGCCAAACTGTCGGTCCAGATGCACCACCATCGCGCCGAGCACTGGATCGTGGTCAGCGGCACCGCCCGGGTCACCAACGGTGAGAAGACGTATCTGGTTACCGAAAACCAGTCCACCTACATCCCGGTCGGCCAGATCCACGCCCTGGAAAACCCGGGGGTGATCGACCTGGAGCTGATTGAAGTGCAGTCCGGCTCCTACCTGGGCGAGGACGACATCGTGAGGTACGAGGACCGGTACGGGCGCAAATGA
- a CDS encoding lysophospholipid acyltransferase family protein — protein MSKLKYFVIAGLLRVVGWLPLGSAQRIGRWIGLLLWKVPTKAREVTDINLRICLPELSAQERERMAQASLVQTGQTMLEVPLMWEWPVQKCLDLVKETEGLELIDEAMAGGKGLILLAPHLGNWELAGLFFSSRYKMAALYSPPNMPEFEDYMIKVRGRLGSELVRGDRRGLARLAAILREGGVAGILPDQSPRGKGNAFAPFFGMEVKTMTLVSKLIQRTEANVLITYAERLPDAQGFRIVVKRTDDGLGDKDAVAATTAMNRSIERCVLDIPEQYQWEYKRLRHRPPGQPNPYRPDRIC, from the coding sequence ATGAGCAAGCTAAAGTATTTCGTCATCGCCGGCCTGCTCAGAGTGGTTGGCTGGCTCCCTCTGGGCAGCGCCCAGCGGATCGGGCGCTGGATTGGCCTACTGCTATGGAAAGTTCCGACCAAGGCCAGGGAGGTGACGGACATCAACCTCCGCATCTGTCTGCCCGAGCTCTCAGCTCAAGAGCGGGAGCGCATGGCGCAGGCCTCGCTGGTGCAAACCGGACAAACCATGCTGGAAGTGCCACTGATGTGGGAATGGCCGGTCCAGAAATGCCTGGACCTGGTCAAAGAAACGGAAGGCCTGGAACTCATCGACGAAGCGATGGCCGGAGGCAAAGGGCTCATTCTGCTCGCCCCTCACCTCGGCAACTGGGAACTCGCGGGACTGTTTTTTTCGTCCCGGTACAAGATGGCGGCCCTCTACAGCCCCCCCAACATGCCTGAATTCGAGGACTACATGATCAAGGTGCGAGGACGATTGGGTTCTGAACTGGTCAGAGGAGACCGGCGGGGCCTGGCGCGACTAGCAGCCATCCTGCGCGAGGGTGGGGTAGCCGGCATCCTTCCGGATCAATCCCCGAGAGGCAAGGGCAATGCGTTCGCTCCGTTTTTCGGAATGGAAGTGAAGACCATGACGCTGGTGTCGAAGTTGATCCAACGGACCGAAGCCAATGTGCTGATCACCTACGCCGAGCGTTTACCCGATGCCCAGGGCTTCCGGATCGTGGTCAAACGAACCGACGACGGCCTGGGTGACAAGGACGCCGTCGCTGCCACGACCGCCATGAATCGCTCCATCGAACGCTGCGTCCTGGACATTCCCGAGCAATATCAATGGGAGTATAAGCGCTTACGCCACCGGCCGCCGGGGCAGCCCAACCCCTACCGACCAGATCGGATCTGCTGA
- a CDS encoding O-antigen ligase family protein produces MTAHYRILLTALFMAGLGGALLSSSILAGATLLLAVAGGVMIARKQPQKTGWETPKELRLLHFAFWFFFAVSTWSWVREGFDYEGGKTLGTHARLILFWPLVVALSLVGFKARSVFIAFSLVSLSVIIALAWALATQIGSFDQLMSLRFGGGINPISFGNLALLGGFLTLIGGLFFRSSKNKRCGMVLIVLGCTAIVISMLSETRSNLLALPAFMLLLVPLLEKKYLSRALIAIPLIVGIAFATGDRMSKSVQTLLNGGEFDTGMELRLEVWSLAADMFRAHPWTGVGLGGYTEQIEAAAATGTASEKLELCCSGHAHSDLLNSAATSGLPGILGWALLILIPLLLFLRHIRSHHAPAAHLAAAGATVSVGFLIFGLTEATFNRTLFLTFYLLSVAGISSALFHEISASYTRSRKCRVTATVITKNEEAHIADCLKSARLVADEIVVLDSGSTDRTAEIAKQYADVVEITDWPGFGIQKQRALERATSDWVLSLDADERITPELAREINHHLADPDADAYKLPWAVTIYGKRLDFGRSGRAPLRLFRREGVRFSDALVHERILIPEGRKIKTLRGRLTHYTHRDFGHSLEKSAKYAWLGSQEKHRQGKKTRTMIYPTLRGLLTFVQVYVVRLGFLDGAVGYLTAVTYAQVTFNKYAGLWTLSRPNDPQSID; encoded by the coding sequence ATGACAGCGCACTACCGGATCCTACTAACGGCCCTATTCATGGCCGGGCTTGGCGGCGCCCTGCTCTCCTCCAGTATTCTTGCCGGGGCAACGCTGCTTCTCGCCGTTGCGGGCGGCGTTATGATTGCCCGCAAACAACCTCAGAAAACGGGATGGGAAACGCCGAAAGAGCTGCGACTTCTGCATTTTGCATTTTGGTTCTTTTTCGCGGTTAGCACTTGGTCCTGGGTGCGCGAGGGATTTGATTATGAGGGCGGCAAGACGCTGGGCACCCACGCCAGACTGATTCTGTTCTGGCCCTTGGTTGTGGCCCTGAGCCTGGTTGGATTCAAAGCCAGATCGGTTTTTATCGCCTTCTCGTTGGTGTCGCTATCGGTCATCATTGCCTTGGCATGGGCCTTGGCCACTCAAATAGGCTCCTTTGATCAGCTCATGTCGCTACGGTTTGGCGGCGGCATTAACCCGATCAGTTTCGGAAACCTGGCTCTACTTGGCGGCTTTCTTACCCTGATTGGCGGCCTATTCTTCAGGAGTTCAAAGAACAAGCGCTGTGGCATGGTTTTGATAGTGCTCGGCTGCACAGCCATTGTCATCTCCATGCTCTCTGAAACTCGCAGCAACTTGCTTGCCCTCCCCGCTTTCATGCTGCTACTCGTTCCGCTGCTGGAGAAGAAATACCTGAGCCGTGCCTTGATCGCCATTCCGCTCATCGTAGGGATCGCCTTCGCCACCGGTGATCGGATGTCCAAGTCCGTGCAAACGCTTCTAAATGGGGGAGAATTCGACACGGGTATGGAGTTGCGACTGGAAGTCTGGTCTTTAGCCGCCGACATGTTTCGTGCGCATCCGTGGACCGGCGTTGGCTTGGGAGGCTACACCGAACAGATTGAGGCGGCCGCAGCCACTGGAACTGCGTCTGAAAAACTGGAACTCTGCTGCTCAGGCCACGCCCACAGTGACTTGCTGAACAGTGCAGCCACCAGCGGACTGCCCGGAATTCTGGGTTGGGCACTGCTCATCCTAATCCCGTTACTCCTTTTCCTTCGCCATATCCGAAGTCATCACGCGCCAGCGGCGCATCTGGCAGCCGCAGGCGCCACAGTCAGTGTCGGCTTCCTCATTTTTGGCCTGACCGAAGCGACGTTTAATCGAACTCTGTTCCTGACGTTCTATCTGCTCTCCGTGGCCGGTATTTCCTCTGCCCTATTCCATGAGATTAGTGCGTCCTACACCCGCAGCCGCAAATGTCGCGTGACGGCGACGGTCATCACCAAGAACGAAGAAGCCCACATAGCGGACTGCCTGAAATCCGCTCGACTCGTTGCCGATGAGATTGTTGTTCTGGACAGCGGAAGCACCGATCGTACGGCGGAGATCGCCAAACAGTACGCAGACGTGGTCGAAATCACCGACTGGCCTGGGTTTGGCATCCAGAAACAGCGGGCGCTGGAAAGAGCGACCAGCGACTGGGTCCTATCCCTGGACGCCGACGAACGCATCACCCCAGAACTGGCGCGAGAGATTAATCACCATCTCGCCGACCCCGACGCGGATGCCTACAAACTCCCCTGGGCCGTTACCATTTACGGCAAACGCCTGGACTTCGGCCGCAGCGGACGTGCTCCTCTCCGCCTGTTCAGAAGGGAAGGCGTGCGGTTCTCCGACGCCCTCGTCCATGAACGGATCCTTATTCCGGAGGGCCGGAAGATCAAAACGCTGCGCGGCCGACTGACCCACTACACCCATCGGGATTTCGGCCACTCCCTCGAGAAAAGTGCCAAGTACGCCTGGTTGGGCTCGCAAGAGAAACACCGACAAGGGAAAAAAACCCGGACCATGATCTACCCGACGCTGCGTGGCCTGCTGACCTTCGTTCAGGTTTATGTTGTTCGGCTTGGTTTCTTGGATGGGGCTGTTGGCTATCTGACCGCGGTGACTTACGCACAAGTGACTTTCAACAAGTATGCGGGGCTGTGGACGCTGTCTCGCCCGAATGACCCACAAAGCATCGATTGA